The Pseudofrankia inefficax genome window below encodes:
- a CDS encoding TIGR03564 family F420-dependent LLM class oxidoreductase: MRIGLTGGASTPDKIINQAKKAEAEGFHHLWFASVVQGDPLVSMALAGRETSTIELGTAVLQTYTSHPFLLAQRAASVTAAMGRPGFTLGIGPSHAGHIRDEFGLSYDRPGRNTEEYVRLLTSLLRDGGVDSTGEEWSAHIRPGTVRATEPVPVLLAALSPRLLRVAGEHADGAVLWMAPAKAIAQHVEPRLTAAAKAAGRPAPRIVAGLPVAVHDDETEARAAVNANAVMYASSPAYQRIMAIGGATGPGEAAIVGDEAKVERQLQALLDAGATDIWAQPVPLGADPRASLRRTRELLAGLAG; this comes from the coding sequence ATGCGCATCGGACTGACCGGCGGCGCCTCGACGCCCGATAAGATCATCAATCAGGCGAAGAAGGCGGAGGCCGAGGGCTTCCACCATCTGTGGTTCGCCAGCGTCGTACAAGGCGACCCGCTGGTCTCCATGGCGCTCGCGGGCCGGGAGACCTCGACGATCGAGTTGGGCACGGCAGTGTTGCAGACCTACACCTCCCACCCGTTCCTCCTCGCGCAACGCGCCGCCTCCGTCACCGCCGCCATGGGCCGGCCCGGCTTCACCCTCGGCATCGGCCCGTCGCACGCGGGCCACATCCGCGACGAGTTCGGACTGTCCTACGACCGTCCGGGTCGAAACACCGAGGAATACGTCCGGCTCCTCACCAGCCTGCTGCGCGACGGCGGCGTGGACAGCACCGGCGAGGAGTGGAGTGCCCACATCCGTCCCGGAACCGTCCGGGCCACCGAGCCGGTACCCGTGCTGCTGGCCGCGCTCTCGCCTCGGCTGCTGCGGGTGGCGGGCGAGCACGCGGATGGCGCGGTGCTCTGGATGGCGCCGGCGAAGGCGATCGCCCAGCACGTCGAACCCCGCCTTACGGCGGCGGCGAAGGCAGCGGGGCGTCCGGCGCCCAGGATCGTCGCCGGCCTGCCGGTCGCGGTACACGACGACGAAACCGAGGCGCGAGCGGCGGTGAACGCGAATGCGGTGATGTACGCGAGCTCGCCCGCCTACCAACGCATCATGGCGATCGGTGGCGCGACTGGCCCCGGCGAAGCGGCGATCGTCGGCGACGAGGCGAAGGTCGAGCGGCAGTTGCAGGCGCTGCTGGACGCTGGCGCGACCGACATCTGGGCGCAGCCAGTTCCGTTGGGGGCCGACCCACGCGCCTCGCTGCGGCGTACCCGCGAGCTACTGGCCGGCCTCGCCGGATGA
- a CDS encoding alpha/beta hydrolase, with translation MLEVAGGIKAFDVRVEVPASPVDESAWEIAATVYVPAGEQSIAGAPVLVLLPGGGYGRRYFDLPDSGYSQADHHARRGTVVVALDHLGSGDSTIPAAEVTTLPVVAAADHAAVTTVLDRLRKGTLAPGEFPSIKIKGVVAAGQSMGGHIAVAMQARYRTFDAVALMGSSVINTTIPRKQSTAPRLASEWTPQNTQEVDGLGDIDWPWAFHWVEELSPLAADDIKAGIPVKTETLPWSSAAVPSLAVALLEPGAVAAEVASIDVPVLLAAGERDVIYPLLTEAAAFTAARDLAVFRLRRAAHMHNFAPTRHLLWERLDAFIVHAVGLREMAKTVPASL, from the coding sequence ATGTTAGAAGTCGCGGGCGGTATCAAGGCCTTCGATGTCCGCGTGGAGGTCCCCGCCTCGCCGGTCGATGAGTCGGCCTGGGAGATCGCGGCTACCGTGTACGTCCCGGCGGGCGAACAATCCATCGCCGGCGCGCCCGTCCTCGTTCTCCTGCCCGGAGGCGGCTACGGGCGACGGTATTTCGACCTACCCGACAGCGGATACAGTCAGGCCGACCACCATGCCCGGCGCGGTACCGTCGTCGTCGCGCTCGATCACCTGGGATCCGGCGACAGCACCATCCCCGCCGCGGAAGTCACCACCCTTCCGGTGGTCGCCGCCGCGGATCACGCCGCGGTCACGACCGTTCTCGACCGGCTCCGGAAAGGGACTCTCGCTCCCGGCGAATTCCCCTCCATCAAGATCAAGGGCGTCGTCGCTGCCGGTCAGTCGATGGGCGGTCATATCGCCGTCGCCATGCAAGCCCGGTATCGCACCTTCGACGCCGTCGCTCTGATGGGAAGCAGCGTCATCAACACGACGATTCCGCGAAAGCAATCCACCGCTCCGCGGCTCGCCTCCGAGTGGACGCCACAGAACACTCAAGAGGTTGACGGTTTAGGCGACATCGACTGGCCGTGGGCATTCCATTGGGTGGAAGAACTGTCGCCACTCGCCGCAGACGACATCAAGGCTGGCATCCCCGTCAAGACCGAGACCCTCCCATGGTCGAGCGCTGCCGTACCCAGCCTCGCGGTGGCACTCCTCGAGCCGGGAGCTGTCGCCGCCGAGGTCGCCTCAATCGACGTGCCCGTCCTGCTCGCCGCAGGTGAGCGAGACGTCATCTACCCGCTACTCACCGAAGCTGCCGCGTTCACTGCGGCAAGAGACCTCGCGGTCTTCCGGCTCCGGCGGGCAGCGCACATGCACAACTTCGCACCCACCCGCCACCTGCTCTGGGAACGACTCGACGCCTTCATTGTCCACGCGGTTGGGCTCCGCGAAATGGCCAAGACCGTTCCAGCTTCGCTTTGA
- a CDS encoding SRPBCC family protein: MELTNEFRVEASPATTWAVLTDLERIAPCMPGAQLLEVAGDEYRGAVKVKVGPVVAQYKGTATFLSLDETAHKAVLKADGRETRGQGNASATVTVTLSPDGTGTRATVLTDLHITGKVAQFGRGVIADVSSNLIGKFVESLESSILSDAELPRFEAQIPAAPAARVEQPAPSAAARPPAPAEPGAVTEMLEGTRGGVTSTASPTVLATAPGAVRTIDGAEPEPVDLLGAAGAPVLKRLAPVLAVAAAVVAFLVILRRR, encoded by the coding sequence ATGGAGCTGACCAACGAGTTCCGCGTCGAGGCCAGCCCGGCGACGACCTGGGCGGTCCTCACCGATCTCGAACGCATCGCCCCCTGCATGCCGGGTGCCCAGCTGTTGGAGGTCGCCGGCGACGAGTATCGCGGCGCCGTGAAGGTGAAGGTCGGCCCCGTCGTCGCGCAGTACAAGGGCACCGCGACCTTCCTGTCCCTCGACGAGACCGCGCACAAGGCGGTACTCAAGGCCGACGGCCGCGAGACCCGCGGCCAGGGCAACGCCTCGGCGACCGTCACGGTGACGCTGTCCCCCGACGGCACCGGCACCAGGGCGACCGTGCTGACGGACCTTCACATCACCGGCAAGGTCGCCCAGTTCGGCCGGGGTGTCATCGCCGACGTCAGCTCGAACCTCATCGGCAAGTTCGTCGAGTCACTCGAGTCGAGCATTCTGAGTGACGCAGAGCTGCCCCGTTTCGAGGCCCAGATTCCCGCCGCGCCGGCCGCGCGAGTCGAGCAGCCCGCGCCTTCGGCAGCGGCGCGCCCACCAGCCCCGGCCGAGCCGGGCGCCGTCACCGAGATGCTTGAAGGCACGAGAGGAGGAGTCACTTCCACGGCCAGCCCAACCGTGCTGGCAACGGCGCCGGGCGCGGTACGGACCATCGACGGGGCCGAGCCTGAGCCGGTCGACCTGCTCGGCGCCGCCGGCGCGCCCGTCCTGAAACGCCTCGCCCCCGTGCTCGCGGTCGCGGCGGCCGTCGTCGCGTTCCTGGTCATCCTGCGCCGACGCTGA
- a CDS encoding VOC family protein, with translation MTAGQESPGAAKDLGGLLGRIGPSFFQTAWVVADLDAAKKAMQDTLGCGEFAEFRMEQKWTLRGERVAGGLALGYARTGNMQVELMQPLTGTTIQHEFLTERGPGPHHYGYLVTNLAESVAAAADFGFTETMSGRFGTVKVSFIDTYTELGVYLELIEDPDDLYWATKPWRDSRDQVRLT, from the coding sequence ATGACAGCGGGCCAAGAATCACCTGGCGCGGCAAAGGACCTCGGCGGTCTGTTGGGCCGCATCGGGCCCAGCTTCTTCCAGACGGCGTGGGTGGTGGCCGACCTGGACGCGGCCAAGAAGGCCATGCAGGACACGCTCGGCTGCGGCGAGTTCGCCGAGTTCCGCATGGAACAGAAATGGACCCTGCGCGGCGAACGCGTCGCCGGCGGGCTCGCCCTCGGCTACGCCCGCACGGGCAACATGCAGGTCGAGCTCATGCAGCCGCTCACGGGCACCACCATCCAGCACGAGTTCCTCACCGAACGCGGGCCAGGGCCGCACCACTACGGCTACCTCGTCACGAACCTCGCCGAGTCCGTCGCCGCGGCGGCGGACTTCGGCTTCACCGAGACGATGTCCGGGCGGTTCGGCACCGTGAAGGTCTCCTTCATCGACACCTACACCGAGCTCGGCGTCTACCTCGAACTCATCGAGGACCCCGACGACCTCTACTGGGCCACCAAGCCCTGGCGGGACAGCCGCGACCAGGTTCGCCTCACCTAG
- a CDS encoding (2Fe-2S)-binding protein: MAEVDLRMRVNGRPSRGRAQPRVTLADFLRDHLQLTGTHLGCEHGVCGACTVLLDGEAVRACLVLAVQADGREVTTIEGLGTTEDLSPVQAAFRDHHGLQCGFCTPGFVVSVTAFLREHPNPTDDEIRAGLSGNLCRCTGYQGILKAVQAAARSMG; encoded by the coding sequence ATGGCCGAGGTGGACCTCCGGATGCGTGTCAACGGCCGACCGAGCCGTGGGCGCGCGCAGCCGCGGGTCACGCTCGCGGACTTCCTGCGGGACCACCTCCAGCTGACCGGCACCCATCTGGGCTGCGAGCACGGCGTGTGCGGCGCCTGCACGGTGCTACTCGACGGCGAGGCGGTCCGGGCCTGCCTCGTGCTCGCCGTGCAGGCCGACGGGCGCGAGGTCACCACCATCGAGGGACTCGGGACTACCGAGGACCTCTCGCCTGTGCAGGCCGCGTTCCGCGACCACCACGGTCTGCAGTGCGGCTTCTGCACGCCGGGATTCGTCGTCTCCGTGACGGCATTCCTGCGGGAGCACCCCAACCCGACTGACGACGAGATTCGCGCCGGGCTGTCCGGAAACCTCTGCCGCTGCACCGGCTACCAGGGAATCCTCAAGGCGGTCCAGGCCGCGGCAAGGAGCATGGGATGA
- a CDS encoding FAD binding domain-containing protein, translating into MKAAPFAHHAPASVEEALALLAEHGDTAKVLAGGQSLLPMLALRLAIFDHLVDLGRIPELRSIERRDGTLRIGAGTTQATIERSTEVADAVPLLARATPLIGHFQIRNRGTIGGALAHADPAAESPAVALTLDATFEARSRRGSRTIPAAGFFAGTWTTDLAEDEVLTAVSFPIWDGRCGYAIEELARRHGDFAIAGATVAIQVSDAGRIQRCGIGLIGLGSTPERGVEAERAVVGETLSDLDPDEVGRTAVAALNSVPVDLHGSAAYRRRVGAAMVSRAWRRAAEEALRGPADG; encoded by the coding sequence GTGAAGGCGGCGCCGTTCGCCCACCACGCGCCGGCAAGCGTCGAGGAGGCCCTGGCGTTACTCGCCGAACACGGCGACACCGCGAAGGTCCTCGCCGGTGGACAGAGCCTCCTGCCGATGCTTGCCCTGCGCTTGGCCATCTTCGACCATCTCGTCGACCTCGGTCGTATCCCTGAGCTACGCAGCATCGAACGCCGCGACGGCACGCTGCGGATCGGCGCCGGCACCACGCAGGCAACGATCGAGAGATCGACCGAGGTCGCGGACGCCGTACCCCTGCTGGCTCGGGCCACACCACTCATCGGCCATTTCCAGATCCGCAACCGCGGCACCATCGGCGGCGCGCTGGCCCACGCCGACCCGGCGGCCGAGTCACCGGCGGTCGCGCTGACGCTCGACGCCACGTTCGAGGCGCGCTCGCGGCGGGGCAGCCGCACCATCCCGGCGGCCGGCTTCTTCGCCGGCACCTGGACCACCGACCTGGCCGAGGACGAGGTGCTGACCGCGGTGAGCTTCCCGATCTGGGACGGCCGATGCGGCTACGCGATCGAGGAGTTGGCCCGTCGCCACGGCGACTTCGCGATCGCGGGAGCGACAGTGGCGATCCAGGTCTCCGACGCGGGCCGCATCCAACGGTGCGGCATCGGGTTGATCGGTCTCGGCTCGACCCCTGAACGAGGCGTCGAGGCGGAGCGTGCTGTGGTCGGAGAGACGCTCTCCGACCTCGATCCCGACGAGGTCGGGCGAACAGCGGTCGCGGCGCTCAACTCCGTGCCTGTCGACCTGCACGGGTCCGCGGCCTACCGCCGGCGGGTAGGTGCGGCTATGGTGAGTCGCGCGTGGAGACGCGCGGCCGAGGAGGCACTGCGGGGGCCCGCGGATGGCTGA
- a CDS encoding xanthine dehydrogenase family protein molybdopterin-binding subunit, which produces MTGSVHTATAVSAAARYAGARVRRVEDPRLLTGQGTFVDDVVRPRMVHACFVRSPFPRARILGIDASAALALDGVHAVFVAADLNPDVHEAWYGILGKNVPDTPRPPLAEDEVRFVGDPVALVIAENRYVAEDAVDLVEVDYDPLPAVADYAGAQETDELVHEAYPNNLAGGFRGSPVDAVDAACASAAHVVAETFFQQAYAPVPMETRGIVVEWAGGELTIWVASQAPHEVRAFAARLLGLPENRVRAIMRDTGGGFGQKVNPMREDMCIMLAARKVPGAIKWIEDRRENLMAANQARHAHGYTRFAFDEDARIVAAQIEYTQDVGAYPTPWPVGTSAAVGMLFPGPYRIPTATWSTWSVFSNTVGLSAYRGPWQFESVAREVLLDIAARRLGLDPADLRRRNFLANADMPYQNPAGFLYNHLSPREVFEAGLAKLDYDAFRREQAAAREQGRYLGVGTASYVEPTASAMGFYATEGATIRIEPSGKVNVYLAGGSTGNSLETTAVQLTADALGVDLADVNTIQGDTAVTPFGGGTGGSRSGSMIAGAVQETGAQLRERIIAIAAHLLEAPAENIELARGRATVQGDPSPGLSVAEIAAVAYFEPDKLPKEVPPGLEASGRYQAKDMMQWANATHVCTCEVDIVTGVVTLLRYIVSEDVGPMINPNIVEGQVAGGTVQGIGGALYENLVYDADGNPLATTFLDYLVPTMAEVPLIEIVHLETPGSGPGGYKGAGEGGAIGAPPAIINAVADALAPFGVTITRLPVTPASIVDLLVSARAQSA; this is translated from the coding sequence ATGACCGGTTCCGTCCACACTGCCACCGCTGTGAGCGCCGCCGCCCGGTACGCCGGTGCCCGGGTCCGCCGAGTGGAGGATCCTCGGCTGCTGACCGGCCAGGGCACATTCGTCGATGACGTCGTGCGGCCGCGGATGGTGCACGCCTGCTTCGTGCGCAGCCCGTTCCCGAGGGCGCGCATTCTCGGCATCGACGCCTCCGCGGCGCTCGCGCTCGACGGCGTGCACGCGGTGTTCGTCGCCGCCGACCTGAACCCGGACGTCCATGAGGCGTGGTACGGGATTCTCGGCAAGAACGTTCCGGACACGCCGCGTCCGCCGCTCGCCGAGGATGAGGTCCGTTTCGTCGGTGACCCGGTGGCACTGGTGATCGCCGAGAACCGGTACGTCGCCGAGGACGCCGTCGACCTGGTCGAGGTGGACTACGACCCGCTGCCGGCCGTCGCCGACTACGCGGGCGCCCAGGAGACGGACGAGCTGGTCCACGAGGCGTATCCGAACAATCTGGCCGGCGGCTTCCGGGGCTCGCCGGTGGACGCGGTGGACGCGGCCTGCGCATCGGCGGCGCACGTCGTGGCGGAGACGTTCTTCCAGCAGGCGTACGCGCCGGTGCCGATGGAGACGCGCGGGATCGTCGTCGAATGGGCCGGTGGCGAGCTCACGATCTGGGTCGCCTCGCAGGCACCGCACGAGGTGCGGGCGTTCGCCGCCCGGCTGCTCGGCCTGCCGGAGAACCGGGTGCGTGCCATCATGCGCGACACCGGTGGCGGTTTCGGTCAGAAGGTCAACCCGATGCGCGAGGACATGTGCATCATGCTCGCCGCGCGCAAGGTCCCCGGGGCCATCAAATGGATCGAGGACCGCCGCGAGAACCTGATGGCCGCCAATCAGGCCCGCCACGCGCACGGCTACACCCGGTTCGCGTTCGACGAGGACGCCCGGATCGTCGCGGCGCAGATCGAGTACACCCAGGATGTCGGTGCCTACCCGACGCCGTGGCCGGTCGGGACGTCCGCGGCCGTCGGCATGCTGTTCCCCGGTCCCTACCGGATCCCGACCGCCACGTGGTCGACCTGGTCGGTCTTCTCGAACACCGTGGGGCTCTCCGCGTACCGGGGGCCGTGGCAGTTCGAGTCGGTCGCCCGTGAGGTGCTGCTGGACATCGCGGCGCGTCGCCTCGGTCTCGACCCGGCGGATCTACGCCGGCGAAACTTTCTCGCCAACGCGGACATGCCGTACCAGAACCCGGCGGGATTCCTCTACAACCATCTCTCGCCCCGGGAGGTCTTCGAGGCGGGGCTGGCGAAGCTCGACTACGACGCGTTCCGCCGCGAGCAGGCCGCGGCCCGGGAACAGGGCCGTTACCTCGGCGTGGGCACGGCGAGCTACGTGGAGCCGACCGCCTCGGCCATGGGCTTCTACGCGACCGAGGGCGCGACGATCCGGATCGAGCCGTCCGGGAAGGTCAACGTCTATCTCGCCGGTGGGTCGACGGGTAACAGCCTGGAGACGACCGCGGTCCAGCTCACCGCGGACGCGCTCGGGGTCGACCTCGCCGACGTCAACACGATCCAGGGCGACACGGCGGTCACCCCGTTCGGCGGCGGCACCGGTGGCAGCCGCAGTGGATCGATGATCGCCGGCGCCGTCCAGGAGACGGGCGCGCAGCTGCGTGAGCGCATCATCGCCATCGCCGCGCACCTGCTGGAGGCACCCGCCGAGAACATCGAGCTCGCGCGGGGGCGGGCGACCGTGCAGGGTGATCCGTCGCCAGGGCTGTCCGTCGCCGAGATCGCGGCGGTCGCGTACTTCGAGCCCGACAAGCTGCCGAAGGAGGTGCCGCCGGGGCTCGAGGCCAGCGGGCGGTACCAGGCGAAGGACATGATGCAGTGGGCCAACGCCACCCACGTGTGCACCTGCGAGGTCGACATCGTGACCGGCGTCGTCACCCTGCTGCGCTACATCGTCAGCGAGGACGTCGGCCCGATGATCAACCCGAACATCGTCGAGGGCCAGGTGGCCGGCGGGACGGTCCAGGGGATCGGCGGGGCCCTCTACGAGAACCTCGTCTACGACGCCGACGGTAACCCGCTGGCGACCACGTTCCTCGACTACCTGGTGCCGACCATGGCCGAGGTGCCGCTCATCGAGATCGTCCACCTGGAAACGCCCGGGTCGGGCCCGGGCGGCTACAAAGGCGCGGGGGAGGGCGGCGCGATCGGCGCCCCACCCGCGATCATCAACGCGGTCGCGGACGCGCTCGCACCCTTCGGCGTCACGATCACCCGGCTGCCCGTCACGCCGGCCTCGATCGTCGACCTTCTCGTGTCCGCTCGGGCGCAGTCCGCATAA
- a CDS encoding SDR family NAD(P)-dependent oxidoreductase, translating into MRSGQTARRKGRRRHRFRDGRGQGNRGRPGGEGARVVTNNRKPGSVGLSSWANSDDTESLLTDDDRRLIESLSGDARTTADQIVAEGGEAVPFFGDPGDVNVAGALVQTAVEAWGRVDIPQTHAKLTGTYNTMHHALPLMRRQGFGRVLNASSDAWVGLPMLAAYSAANAGVVGLTRAVAQEVRGSGITCNVFCPRSISRNHVNWRASMRRQLAKGGPEMEALRHRLEREDRDHQAPENLGPFLAYLASDAAAGINGEVFSVTAGGRVAQYDGFTIVSEIEKREAPWTVDELETIVPEVLLKAAARGRPETAEAASTARLSGRLMPSCSW; encoded by the coding sequence GTGCGCAGTGGACAGACCGCTCGAAGGAAAGGTCGCCGTCGTCACCGGTTCCGGGATGGGCGCGGCCAAGGGAATCGCGGTCGGCCTGGCGGCGAGGGCGCTCGGGTCGTTACCAACAATCGCAAGCCCGGTTCGGTCGGTCTGTCGTCGTGGGCGAACAGCGACGACACCGAGAGTCTGCTGACCGACGACGACAGGCGGCTGATCGAGTCGCTGAGTGGTGACGCCCGGACGACCGCGGACCAGATCGTGGCCGAAGGTGGTGAGGCGGTCCCGTTCTTCGGTGATCCGGGCGATGTGAACGTGGCCGGTGCGCTCGTCCAGACGGCGGTGGAGGCGTGGGGGAGGGTCGACATCCCGCAGACTCACGCGAAGCTCACCGGGACCTACAACACGATGCACCATGCCCTGCCGCTCATGAGGCGTCAGGGTTTTGGCCGGGTGCTGAACGCGTCCTCGGACGCCTGGGTCGGCCTGCCGATGCTCGCGGCCTACAGCGCCGCGAACGCCGGCGTGGTCGGCCTGACCAGGGCGGTTGCCCAGGAGGTGCGGGGGAGCGGCATCACCTGCAACGTGTTCTGTCCCCGGTCGATCTCCCGCAACCACGTCAACTGGCGGGCCTCGATGCGCCGGCAGTTGGCGAAGGGCGGCCCCGAGATGGAGGCCCTCCGGCACCGTCTCGAAAGAGAGGACAGGGACCACCAGGCGCCGGAGAACCTCGGCCCGTTTCTCGCGTATCTCGCCTCCGACGCGGCCGCCGGGATCAACGGCGAGGTCTTCTCGGTGACGGCGGGTGGCCGTGTCGCCCAGTACGACGGATTCACGATCGTCTCCGAGATCGAGAAACGCGAAGCGCCCTGGACCGTGGACGAGCTGGAAACGATAGTCCCGGAGGTGCTCCTGAAAGCCGCGGCCCGAGGTCGGCCCGAGACGGCAGAAGCGGCATCCACCGCCCGGTTGTCTGGCCGACTGATGCCGTCTTGCTCTTGGTAG
- a CDS encoding SDR family NAD(P)-dependent oxidoreductase, producing the protein MKGLTGKRLLVAGGARGIGAATARQLALEGAHVYVADLDADGATAVAREIQLAGGAAESGRYDLYAEYSIGDLISDVARILGGLDGVANVAADTSAALQGRDLDLLRMDVGVWEETLRANLIGTGLVIRYALPHLFEAGGGVIVNVTSDGSLAGEKVRVAYGASKAALNSLTRHVARTYGDRNVRANAVSPGAIMSETALATFDEKWQALLLGLMPLRRPGNPHGQPADIAQVISFLMSDDANWITGQVWSVNGGSMMRE; encoded by the coding sequence GTGAAGGGGCTAACTGGTAAGCGATTACTTGTGGCGGGTGGCGCTCGGGGCATCGGTGCCGCTACGGCGCGACAGCTCGCTCTCGAGGGTGCGCATGTCTATGTCGCTGACCTTGATGCCGATGGCGCGACCGCAGTCGCGCGTGAGATCCAGCTCGCCGGCGGGGCCGCAGAAAGTGGTCGCTATGACCTGTACGCCGAATATTCCATCGGCGACCTGATTTCCGACGTCGCGCGGATCCTGGGCGGCCTCGATGGTGTCGCGAATGTCGCGGCCGACACGTCAGCTGCCCTCCAGGGCCGTGACCTGGACCTGTTGCGGATGGATGTCGGTGTCTGGGAGGAGACCCTGCGTGCCAACCTGATCGGAACGGGCCTCGTCATCCGATATGCCCTGCCGCACCTCTTCGAGGCCGGTGGTGGAGTGATCGTCAACGTGACGTCCGATGGCTCACTCGCTGGAGAGAAGGTCCGCGTCGCCTATGGCGCGTCCAAGGCTGCGCTCAACTCCCTCACCCGGCACGTCGCACGCACCTACGGTGACCGGAATGTGCGCGCCAACGCGGTCAGCCCTGGCGCGATCATGTCCGAGACGGCGCTTGCGACTTTTGATGAGAAATGGCAGGCACTCCTGCTGGGGCTCATGCCTCTACGGCGCCCCGGGAACCCGCACGGCCAGCCAGCTGACATCGCGCAGGTCATCTCCTTTCTGATGTCGGACGACGCGAATTGGATCACCGGCCAGGTGTGGAGTGTCAACGGCGGCTCAATGATGCGCGAGTGA
- a CDS encoding VOC family protein, which produces MTSDLEVTSLGVSTGDLEMSVLFYTEGLGFERVGAAEFGDVFAALCEVEPPMRARSQIVAKGAVRLQFLEWTKPGPSPRAPLPRNVVGLTHLSCAVRDLGTIVARLVALGGTVLEDTRTRIPLGRGTVEIVCVADPNGVRIELAEYPERP; this is translated from the coding sequence ATGACTAGCGATCTTGAGGTAACCAGCTTAGGGGTGTCCACCGGAGACCTCGAAATGTCGGTGCTCTTCTATACTGAGGGCCTCGGTTTCGAACGTGTCGGAGCGGCGGAATTCGGTGACGTGTTCGCCGCGCTCTGCGAGGTTGAGCCTCCGATGCGGGCACGGTCACAGATAGTCGCAAAGGGCGCCGTTCGACTGCAGTTCCTGGAGTGGACCAAGCCCGGACCGTCTCCGCGCGCGCCGTTGCCCAGGAACGTCGTCGGTCTGACCCACTTGTCGTGCGCGGTGAGAGATCTGGGCACGATCGTCGCTCGGCTCGTCGCTCTGGGCGGCACGGTGCTCGAGGACACTCGCACTCGGATTCCTCTGGGCCGCGGCACCGTGGAAATTGTGTGTGTCGCCGATCCGAACGGGGTGCGGATCGAACTCGCCGAGTACCCGGAGCGGCCATGA
- a CDS encoding TIGR03619 family F420-dependent LLM class oxidoreductase, whose protein sequence is MKVGLNIVGVRPEAIVDYAQAAEELGFESLWSGEHVALPKHDGWWASHPGTAMFGDKFTEEMVGFTPDSPFLEPLVALSHLAAVTSTIRLGVGVYMLALRNPVHAARAIASVDVLSGGRLDLAVGLGWCEQEYTNTGSEWRTRGRRTEEAIACLRVLFEQDTPEHHGEFYDFGPIGFGPKPVQRPRLPIHVGGHSRAAVERAARVADGWYGSTDLTHVDLVREAVEAAGRGDDPFEFSIITMEGPVDEKRAGQFAARGVERVVVTPWPAAHAGSVGIAGLADVEQCAEAAGLGSSS, encoded by the coding sequence ATGAAGGTCGGACTGAACATTGTCGGCGTGCGGCCCGAGGCGATCGTTGACTACGCGCAGGCCGCTGAGGAGCTTGGTTTCGAGTCACTCTGGTCAGGCGAGCACGTGGCCCTTCCGAAGCATGATGGCTGGTGGGCGTCGCATCCGGGAACCGCGATGTTCGGTGACAAGTTCACTGAGGAGATGGTCGGCTTTACACCCGACTCACCGTTTCTCGAGCCACTCGTTGCGCTCTCTCATCTCGCTGCTGTCACCAGCACGATCCGGCTCGGGGTCGGCGTGTATATGCTGGCGCTGCGCAACCCGGTGCACGCAGCACGGGCGATCGCGTCTGTCGATGTGCTGTCGGGAGGTCGCCTCGACCTCGCTGTGGGGCTCGGTTGGTGCGAACAGGAGTACACGAACACCGGCAGCGAGTGGCGGACCCGGGGACGCCGCACCGAGGAAGCGATCGCGTGCCTGCGGGTATTGTTCGAACAGGACACTCCTGAGCACCATGGCGAGTTCTACGATTTTGGGCCGATCGGTTTCGGTCCTAAGCCGGTACAACGCCCCCGCCTGCCGATCCACGTCGGAGGGCACAGCCGGGCGGCCGTCGAGCGCGCTGCTCGCGTCGCCGACGGATGGTACGGCAGTACTGACCTAACCCATGTCGATCTCGTCCGTGAGGCGGTCGAGGCGGCCGGACGTGGCGACGACCCGTTCGAATTCTCGATCATCACCATGGAAGGGCCTGTCGACGAGAAGCGTGCCGGCCAGTTCGCCGCCCGAGGGGTCGAGCGGGTCGTGGTCACGCCATGGCCCGCAGCGCATGCAGGCTCCGTCGGTATCGCGGGTCTGGCCGACGTCGAGCAATGTGCCGAGGCAGCCGGCCTCGGCAGCTCCTCCTAG